From bacterium, a single genomic window includes:
- the sdhB gene encoding succinate dehydrogenase iron-sulfur subunit, with protein MSEKLKKTIIVTRFDPDKDEAPKTQSYEIEVEPDWKILEALNYIKDNIDPTLSHRWSCRMAVCGSCGMTVNGDPKLTCKDPMSNYGDTIEISPLANFPVVRDLVVELEGFMERFQEVKPWIMVAKERAVEEGTTRQSPEELADFKQFSMCINCMLCYSACPVVSNEPEFLGPAALALGHRYNQDTRDEGAHVRNEVFRSEGGLFSCSFANECSEVCPKSVNPSGAIQQAKVANVIDWATSFVVKRGEDVS; from the coding sequence GACCCAGAGCTACGAGATCGAGGTCGAGCCGGATTGGAAGATCCTCGAGGCCTTGAACTACATCAAGGACAACATCGACCCGACGCTCTCCCATCGCTGGTCCTGCCGTATGGCGGTTTGTGGTAGCTGTGGGATGACGGTGAACGGGGATCCGAAGCTCACCTGCAAGGATCCCATGTCGAACTACGGGGATACGATCGAGATCTCGCCCCTCGCGAACTTCCCGGTCGTGCGAGACCTCGTCGTCGAGCTCGAGGGCTTCATGGAGAGGTTCCAGGAGGTGAAGCCCTGGATCATGGTCGCCAAGGAGCGTGCGGTCGAAGAAGGCACGACTCGGCAATCGCCGGAAGAGCTGGCAGATTTCAAGCAGTTCAGCATGTGCATCAACTGCATGCTGTGTTATTCGGCTTGCCCGGTCGTCTCCAACGAGCCGGAATTCCTGGGGCCGGCGGCTCTGGCGCTCGGCCACCGCTACAACCAGGATACGCGGGACGAGGGCGCCCATGTGCGCAACGAGGTCTTCCGCAGCGAAGGCGGGCTCTTCAGTTGTTCGTTTGCCAATGAGTGCAGTGAGGTCTGCCCCAAGAGCGTGAACCCGTCGGGTGCCATTCAGCAGGCCAAGGTCGCCAACGTCATCGATTGGGCCACATCCTTCGTGGTCAAGCGAGGGGAGGATGTCTCGTGA